Proteins from one Rosa chinensis cultivar Old Blush chromosome 7, RchiOBHm-V2, whole genome shotgun sequence genomic window:
- the LOC112178181 gene encoding zinc finger MYM-type protein 1-like: MSTRKFECGFDKLKKKRRIEKLIQSQKGALDKYITVKEKATGSVKEIVASPVENTVPIVEEGVVENVNVAGSVEPSVVENLAESVEPNVVENLAESVEPSVEENLVEGVEPNLVERVPQFNDVNTNIFDPSQWKNIDANLRNLLVEKGPVRHKDLDFPKDEKSRHFASKHYTCRSSNGEIRERKWLVYSKDLDRVFCFCCKLFNAKNSRSQLANEGFRDWQNLSDRLKGHERSIQHVTNMCSWFDRLLKNKTIDRALQQEVNKEKAHWRKVLKRIIVVVKGLSKNNLAFRGTNEKIGEENNGIFLSFIETIGEFDPIMKEYLRRIKEDEIHSHYLGPKIQNELINLLASKIKTEILRIVKEAKYFSIILDCTPDISKREQMTLILRCVNISKTPAKLEEYFLEFLRVDDTTGKGLFDELISVIAKLELDINDARGQGYDNGSNMKEKHQGVHKGC; this comes from the coding sequence ATGTCTACTAGGAAGTTTGAATGTGGATTTGATAAACttaagaaaaagagaaggataGAAAAGCTAATTCAATCCCAAAAAGGAGCACTAGATAAGTATATTACTGTCAAAGAAAAAGCTACAGGATCAGTAAAAGAGATAGTAGCAAGTCCAGTAGAGAATACAGTGCCAATTGTCGAAGAAGGTGTAGTTGAAAATGTAAATGTAGCAGGGAGTGTTGAACCAAGTGTGGTAGAAAATCTAGCAGAGAGTGTTGAACCAAATGTAGTGGAAAATCTAGCAGAGAGTGTTGAACCAAGTGTGGAAGAAAATCTGGTAGAGGGTGTTGAACCAAATTTAGTAGAAAGGGTGCCACAATTCAATGATGTTAACACAAATATTTTTGATCCCAGCCAATGGAAAAACATTGATGCAAACTTAAGAAATTTATTAGTAGAAAAAGGTCCTGTTAGGCACAAGGACTTAGACTTTCCCAAAGATGAAAAGTCTAGACATTTTGCTTCAAAACACTATACTTGCAGATCATCGAATGGTGAAATTCGTGAAAGAAAATGGCTAGTCTATTCAAAAGATTTAGATAGAGTATTCTGTTTTTGTTGCAAGTTATTTAATGCAAAGAATAGTAGAAGTCAGTTAGCTAATGAAGGATTTAGAGATTGGCAAAATCTTAGTGACAGGCTTAAAGGTCATGAAAGAAGTATTCAACATGTCACTAATATGTGTAGTTGGTTTGACAGACTCTTAAAAAATAAGACGATTGATAGAGCTCTACAACAAGAAGTTAACAAAGAAAAAGCTCATTGGAGAAAAGTCTTGAAAAgaattattgttgttgttaaaGGTCTTTCTAAAAACAATTTGGCATTTAGGGGAACAAATGAGAAGATAGGTGAGGAAAACAATGGAATTTTTCTGAGTTTTATTGAGACAATTGGAGAGTTTGATCCAATAATGAAAGAATATCTTCGGCGTATAAAAGAAGATGAAATTCATAGTCATTATCTTGGACCTaaaatacaaaatgaattgATAAATCTCTTAGCTTCTAAAATTAAAACTGAAATCCTAAGAATAGTAAAAGAGGCAAAGTATTTTTCTATCATTCTTGATTGTACTCCTGACATTAGTAAAAGAGAACAAATGACTTTGATTTTGAGATGTGTGAATATATCAAAAACTCCAGCAAAATTAGAAGAATATTTCTTAGAGTTTTTAAGAGTAGATGACACCACTGGAAAAGGACTTTTTGATGAACTTATAAGTGTTATAGCCAAACTAGAACTTGATATTAATGATGCTAGAGGGCAGGGGTATGATAATGGTTCTAACATGAAGGAAAAACATCAAGGTGTCCATAAAGGTTGTTAG